The nucleotide sequence CAGCTTCCGTGTCGGGTCTTTAACCAGGTACTCCTGTTCGATGGCCTCGTCAAAGATAGACTTCAGATAAGAGCGATCCTGCTTCACGCGATCCTGGCAATACTTGCCAGCGAGGACTGTGAGGTGCGTTTGCAAGACAAACCGATCAAGCGACTCCATCGAGTACTCATCGAACTTGTCTATAAGATCTATTTCAATCTGGTCGATCTTTGTCTCCGCCGTATGTGGACGCCAGTCGCCTTTTCGAATCGGAAAGTAGCGGTTGCGGACAAACCAACCAAAGGTGACGGTGCCATCCTTCAGCACTCTCCCCTCAGGGACCTGCCCATTGCGTTTGACGATCTCGGCTCGCAGCGCTTCACGTGCTTTGAGCTTCGTCATCTGCGTCTTGAGTCCGAGTCGGATCGGAACTTTCTTGATCCGCTCTTGCTCTGACTCTGGATCGAGTACGGTCTCGCGATAGTACCCGTACCAATACTTGCCGCGAAGCGATACCCAACCAGTTTGTTGCGATTTGCCAATGAATCCTCAATTTCCGCGGGGAAAGTGGGCAATGCCATTCTACCTTCTAGCGTCGCCCGATGAACGAACCCGTTCGCTTTTCAAGGCCATTAACGGCGGCGGCGGCGTTGCGCAGAAAGCTTCTCTCGTTCGGCGATAAAGTCTTCGATCCCACTCGTGCGATAACGAAGAGTTCCATCACTCACGTGAATCACCGGAAGCAGTGGCGTCCTCCGAGATGAATGATCCCAAACCCAATCTGTGCTGACGTTTAGCCTATGTGCGACATCCTCTGCTGTGAGCAAAGGGTCCGGATGTGAAGTACTCAGTGCAGACTGCTGCAATGGCATAGCTCTCTCCTGAACGATGGCCTGGCATCAGAGGATGCGTCTCCCGATAGGTTGTTCATTGGACACGTCGACGTCCAATACTTCTTAGTTATCGGGTGATAGCCCTGAACTATCTCATGCGTTCTCGGGGCGTAGATGCTGGTGAACTTCTGGATAGCGCATTTGCGTAAATTTGGCCGCGTTTCACATTTTGCATTGATCGCAGTGCATCCTCCTGCCAGAATTCGCGTATATGCGGGTCGGCGATAGCGGCATGCCCGAACTCTCAATCGATGTCTCAACCCTTGAGGTTCTTCAGGCAACTGCTATGAACGATTGGGCCGAGTTTCGCCATTTTCGATATCTGCTTGTCATTCTCGAGAAGCAAGGTTTTCGAGTCGCAGCGGAAGAGCTGAACTCATCACAACCAAATCTCACCGTCCAGGCACGGCAGTTCCAAGAGAACGCTGCCGTTCGCCTATTTCGCAAATCAAGAAACGGAAGAATTCGGCCTACCGAAACGGGGCTTGCCTTTATCGCACTGGCTCGCCTCTTACTGACTACCCGAGACGAAGTCGTGGAAGCACTTCGCGCAATCGAACGCGGTGAAGTACGTGCGCTTCGAATCGGCTGCAATCACTGGGCGGATCTGAACGTTTTCCGTGATCTATGCGCCATACATCGAGAGATCATTCCATCCTGCACAATTCTTCCGACGTACGAAGACATCGCTCTCCTCGCTGAAGCGGTATTGACGGGAGAACTCGATGCCGCGGTCGTCTCGTTGCCTCTCGAACATTCCGATCTCCACATCGAAGAAATCCGGAAAGAACGTTTAGTGGTTTGTCTGCGTAAGGACGATCCATTAGCTCTCAAGATCGCGATACCCCCTTCAGACTTACAAGGAAAGCTTTCGGTTCTCTTCAGTCCACACAGACATCCTGGAGCTCATGAACGCCTCCTCGAACTTCTAAGTGAAGCCGGGCTTAGCGTTTCGGAGTATTCCGTCGCTTCAAATCTCTTGGAGATTCAAATGCTCGTAAAGGACGGTCACGGTGTTGCACTGGTACGGGAGGGAAGTGTCCTTGATGCGGAGCTAACAACCCGTCCCGTTGCGGGCGTGACCTGGACTGTAGACACTGCGATCATCTATCGAGCGAGCCAACATCCCAAGACGATTCCTGTCGCTCTCAGGACATTACAACAACGATATAAGCAGCAAGAGAAGATGATTGTTGTTCCGAAGCGCCCACCACAGCCATCGAGCACCGCATTGCGTGACGACATTCCTCGTTCGAGAGACCTTGGAAGAAGAGCAAGCTAAGCAAGAGAAATCGTTTGCTTATTTGGCGATGTACGCATTCAGTCCGACGGTGATCGGCTTTCCATTCACCGTTGCGTCGGACGTCACATTGCCGCCGCTCGTCGCCACCAACATTGTCTTTCCACTCTTCGATTTGGTCGGCGTCTCCAGCATGGGAATCCGGATGACGAGTTCGTTTCCTTCTATCGTGACTTGCATCGATGTCCTCTCGTTCAACACAACCAGAATAGCGGTCCTTCTGCCTTGTTGGAATCATGGCTCATTCGCTCTGAATTTCCCAACACGATGAGAGGAACAAAGCGAACAGCAATGGCTGTCGAATCACGTGATAATTGGCAACGATCAGCTGATACGGAAAACGTATTGGACGGATTGCGCAAGGTTTTCCATCATCACGGCATATCCCAGCTCACTTAGCTGGCGGAGGTGCCAATGTTATCGAATTCCTCTACCGCAGTTGCGCAGCGATCAGAATGCTGCTCCAAGCGATTTGCTCATCATCCCGCGATCCACCGGCCTCAGTCAGCCACGAGCATGACGCGGGCCGTGCTTTTCATTCTTCTCGTCACCGGTGCGGCTCATGCTCAGGGAACGATGGACTTCTCCGGGGCTCAGACGCTGATGGGAACCTTCAAGACGTTCGCGATGTATGCGGGTGCCGTCATCTGCTTAGGTGGTCTGATCTTTGCCGGCATCCGGATGATGTCGGGGAGATTTCAGGCTTCGAAATCTGGCTTTAAAACTTTGATCAAGCCTGATGTTGTCCTCAACGTGCAAGGGGCAATTGCACTCAACTTCTCACTACCCATCGGTGCGAGATCAGAGAGCATCACGGTTGAAGCCGGGGCGTCCCTTCTCAATACGACAGACGCCTCCGTGAGTACTGTGGTCGATCGAAGATTCGTAGCTAACATTCCTCTCAATGGCCGCAGCTTCCAAGACCTCATCTCGATGACTCCGGGCGTTGTATCGCAGAGCCCTCAGGCTAATCAGGCAGTAGGTGCCAATGGAGACTTCAGCGTCAACGGCCAACGCGGCGAGAGCAACTACTACACTGTAGATGGCGTTAGC is from Terriglobus sp. TAA 43 and encodes:
- a CDS encoding LysR family transcriptional regulator, whose amino-acid sequence is MPELSIDVSTLEVLQATAMNDWAEFRHFRYLLVILEKQGFRVAAEELNSSQPNLTVQARQFQENAAVRLFRKSRNGRIRPTETGLAFIALARLLLTTRDEVVEALRAIERGEVRALRIGCNHWADLNVFRDLCAIHREIIPSCTILPTYEDIALLAEAVLTGELDAAVVSLPLEHSDLHIEEIRKERLVVCLRKDDPLALKIAIPPSDLQGKLSVLFSPHRHPGAHERLLELLSEAGLSVSEYSVASNLLEIQMLVKDGHGVALVREGSVLDAELTTRPVAGVTWTVDTAIIYRASQHPKTIPVALRTLQQRYKQQEKMIVVPKRPPQPSSTALRDDIPRSRDLGRRAS